A genomic region of Azoarcus sp. KH32C contains the following coding sequences:
- a CDS encoding ABC transporter substrate-binding protein, with the protein MKKYALLCAVVAMTAGSAVAKDWDEIRMASEGAYPPFNVTAADGSMRGFDIDIGNALCEEMKAKCSWVKQDWDGMIPALVSRKFDAIIASMSITDERKAKVDFTNKYYASPLALIAKKGSPLRPDLASLKGKKIGVQRGTVADNFATKFWEGKGPEIIRYAKQDEAYLDLNSGRMDAAFADFLEAYGGFLTKPEGAGYDVAGERVFGNTAEEKGVVGEGIGIAVRKKDKDLTEKLNKALVAIRASGKYEEIRKKYFPMDIYGN; encoded by the coding sequence ATGAAGAAATATGCACTGCTGTGCGCCGTCGTCGCCATGACCGCGGGCAGCGCCGTCGCCAAGGATTGGGACGAAATCCGCATGGCTTCCGAAGGGGCCTACCCCCCGTTCAACGTCACCGCGGCAGACGGTTCGATGCGCGGTTTCGACATCGATATCGGCAATGCGCTGTGCGAGGAAATGAAGGCCAAGTGCAGCTGGGTCAAGCAGGACTGGGACGGCATGATCCCGGCGCTGGTCTCGCGCAAGTTCGACGCGATCATCGCGTCGATGTCGATCACCGACGAACGCAAGGCGAAGGTCGACTTCACCAACAAGTACTACGCTTCGCCGCTCGCGCTGATCGCGAAGAAGGGCTCGCCGCTGCGTCCCGACCTCGCCTCGTTGAAGGGCAAGAAGATCGGCGTGCAGCGCGGCACCGTCGCCGACAACTTCGCGACGAAGTTCTGGGAAGGCAAGGGCCCCGAGATCATCCGCTATGCGAAGCAGGACGAGGCCTACCTCGACCTGAACTCCGGGCGCATGGATGCGGCCTTCGCGGACTTCCTCGAGGCCTATGGCGGCTTCCTGACCAAGCCGGAAGGTGCGGGCTACGACGTCGCGGGCGAGCGTGTCTTCGGCAACACGGCCGAAGAGAAGGGCGTGGTCGGCGAGGGCATTGGCATCGCCGTGCGCAAGAAGGACAAGGATCTGACCGAGAAGCTCAACAAGGCGCTCGTCGCGATCCGCGCCAGCGGCAAGTACGAAGAGATCCGCAAGAAGTACTTCCCGATGGACATCTACGGGAATTGA
- a CDS encoding DcaP family trimeric outer membrane transporter produces the protein MRKVGTLCAALMAAGLMSNAAHADEAALRAQIAELRAHLEALEAQIKTIDANVGAVPKTFNLVTKGDEEGTFKLPGSETSVGLYGFIHVDGYKDFGARTGDWAFEPGTIAIKDDPSGLNSDTRKGKFNLSARVTRFGAKTSTPTDMGALRTKLEFDFYEYGDTTYKSGYTNGYNPRLRHAYGELEADWGTLLVGQTWSTFMNLDATPETADFNGHGSAQLARQPMVRLSESFDSLGTVSVAVENAATMINGQKPLNTPNLDKRPDLTVGWNKTGDFGSVGANALLTRYSYDDNVGTTDGRNAYGVSVGGAFKITDKDSLLGLYTAGNGIARYLPSANYNWEVFDGDKIRLSMARAVTVGWARAWTEKVRTNLSWGRTRLDVDSKYLAAYGPSANETLTHAFANVFWAFTQNAELGLEYAWGERELNTGETGTFRRLQTSMHYSF, from the coding sequence ATGCGAAAAGTGGGAACCCTGTGCGCCGCGCTGATGGCCGCCGGATTGATGTCGAACGCCGCGCACGCGGACGAAGCCGCTCTGCGCGCGCAGATCGCCGAACTGAGGGCACACCTCGAAGCCCTCGAGGCCCAGATCAAGACCATCGACGCCAACGTCGGCGCGGTGCCCAAGACCTTCAACCTCGTCACGAAGGGTGACGAAGAAGGCACCTTCAAGCTGCCGGGCTCGGAGACCTCCGTCGGCCTGTACGGCTTCATCCACGTCGACGGGTACAAGGATTTCGGCGCCCGCACCGGCGACTGGGCCTTCGAACCCGGCACCATCGCGATCAAGGACGACCCCTCGGGTCTCAACTCCGACACCCGCAAGGGCAAGTTCAACCTCAGCGCCCGCGTCACCCGCTTCGGCGCGAAGACCTCGACGCCGACCGACATGGGCGCGCTGCGCACCAAGCTCGAATTCGACTTCTACGAATACGGCGACACCACCTACAAGAGCGGCTACACCAACGGCTACAACCCGCGCCTGCGCCATGCCTACGGCGAACTGGAAGCCGACTGGGGCACGCTGCTCGTCGGCCAGACCTGGTCGACCTTCATGAACCTCGACGCGACGCCCGAGACCGCCGACTTCAACGGCCATGGCAGCGCCCAGCTCGCGCGCCAGCCGATGGTGCGCCTGTCGGAGAGCTTCGACTCGCTCGGCACCGTGTCGGTCGCCGTCGAAAACGCCGCGACGATGATCAACGGCCAGAAGCCGCTCAATACGCCGAACCTCGACAAGCGTCCGGACCTGACAGTGGGCTGGAACAAGACCGGCGACTTCGGCAGCGTCGGCGCCAACGCGCTGCTGACCCGCTACTCGTACGACGACAACGTCGGCACGACCGACGGTCGCAACGCCTACGGCGTCAGCGTCGGCGGCGCGTTCAAGATCACCGACAAGGACTCGCTGCTCGGCCTCTATACCGCCGGCAACGGCATCGCCCGTTACCTGCCGTCGGCGAACTACAACTGGGAAGTCTTCGACGGCGACAAGATCCGCCTGAGCATGGCGCGCGCCGTCACCGTCGGCTGGGCCCGCGCCTGGACGGAGAAGGTGCGCACCAACCTGTCGTGGGGCCGCACGCGTCTGGACGTCGATTCGAAATATCTCGCCGCCTACGGCCCGTCGGCGAACGAGACGCTCACCCATGCCTTCGCCAACGTGTTCTGGGCCTTCACCCAGAACGCCGAGCTGGGCCTCGAGTACGCTTGGGGCGAACGTGAGCTGAACACCGGAGAAACCGGCACCTTCCGCCGCCTGCAGACCTCGATGCACTACTCTTTCTGA
- a CDS encoding ABC transporter permease, with product MNALIEYSPSLFAGAWVTLQVALLSLALAVATGLLGAACKLSPYLPLRLWTMLYTTVVRGVPDLVMMLLVFYGGQLVLNEVLDYFEWDFIEIDPFVAGVMTIGFVFGAYFTETFRGAFLSVAAGQLEAGRAYGMTGWQVFRRVLFPQMLRFALPGIGNNWLVLLKSTAIVSMIGLSDMTRVADQAGRSTHQPFTFYLAVCVLYLAMTAISGYFLGRLTTRYNVGVREAHV from the coding sequence ATGAATGCCTTGATCGAATATTCTCCCAGCCTGTTCGCCGGTGCCTGGGTCACGCTGCAGGTCGCCCTGCTGTCGTTGGCGCTGGCAGTGGCGACCGGGCTGCTCGGCGCGGCCTGCAAGCTGTCGCCCTATCTCCCGCTGCGACTATGGACGATGCTCTACACGACCGTCGTGCGCGGCGTTCCCGACCTCGTGATGATGCTGCTGGTGTTCTACGGCGGCCAACTCGTGCTCAATGAAGTGCTCGACTATTTCGAGTGGGACTTCATCGAGATCGACCCCTTCGTCGCCGGTGTGATGACCATCGGCTTCGTGTTCGGCGCCTACTTCACCGAGACCTTCCGCGGCGCCTTCCTGTCGGTAGCGGCGGGCCAGCTCGAAGCGGGGCGGGCCTACGGCATGACGGGCTGGCAGGTCTTCCGCCGCGTTCTCTTCCCGCAGATGCTGCGCTTCGCGCTGCCGGGCATCGGCAACAACTGGCTGGTGCTGCTGAAGAGCACGGCGATCGTGTCGATGATCGGGCTTTCGGACATGACGCGCGTCGCCGATCAGGCCGGGCGCTCGACGCACCAGCCTTTCACCTTCTACCTCGCGGTGTGCGTGCTGTACCTGGCGATGACCGCGATCTCGGGTTACTTCCTCGGCCGCCTGACGACGCGTTACAACGTCGGCGTGCGCGAAGCCCACGTCTGA
- a CDS encoding ATP-binding cassette domain-containing protein: MNHNAIVGQVREQVREQVRVEDLHKSYGDHEVLKGVSLAANSGDVISIIGSSGSGKSTWLRCINFLENPTSGRITVGGKEIELVRNRKGDLVVADPKQLQQIRTRLSMVFQHFNLWSHMTVLENVIEAPVHVLGIPKAEAMERAERYLERVGVWKFRDSYPAHMSGGQQQRVAIARALAMEPSVLLFDEPTSALDPELVGEVLKVMRSLAEEGRTMLVVTHEMGFAREVSNHVIFVHQGRVEEQGNPREVLVRPQSERLQQFLSGSLK; this comes from the coding sequence ATGAACCACAATGCGATCGTCGGACAAGTCCGCGAACAGGTCCGAGAGCAGGTCCGAGTGGAGGACCTGCACAAATCCTACGGCGATCACGAGGTCCTGAAGGGCGTGTCGCTCGCGGCGAATTCGGGCGATGTGATCAGCATCATTGGCTCCTCGGGCTCGGGCAAGAGCACCTGGCTGCGCTGCATCAACTTCCTCGAGAACCCGACCTCGGGCCGCATCACGGTCGGCGGCAAAGAGATCGAGCTCGTCCGCAACCGCAAGGGCGATCTCGTCGTCGCGGACCCGAAGCAGCTGCAGCAGATCCGCACGCGGCTGTCGATGGTGTTTCAGCACTTCAACCTGTGGAGCCACATGACGGTGCTGGAGAACGTCATCGAGGCGCCGGTCCACGTGCTGGGCATCCCGAAGGCCGAGGCGATGGAGCGCGCCGAGCGCTACCTGGAGCGCGTGGGCGTGTGGAAATTCCGCGACAGCTATCCGGCCCACATGTCCGGCGGCCAGCAGCAGCGCGTCGCGATCGCGCGGGCGCTGGCGATGGAGCCCTCGGTGCTGCTCTTCGACGAGCCGACCTCGGCGCTCGACCCGGAGCTCGTCGGCGAAGTGCTGAAGGTGATGCGCTCGCTGGCGGAAGAGGGCCGCACGATGCTGGTCGTGACGCACGAGATGGGTTTTGCGCGCGAAGTGTCGAATCACGTGATCTTCGTGCACCAGGGCCGCGTGGAGGAGCAGGGCAACCCGCGCGAAGTGCTCGTGCGTCCGCAGAGCGAACGCCTGCAGCAGTTCCTGTCCGGCAGTCTGAAGTAA
- a CDS encoding GlxA family transcriptional regulator has protein sequence MRWEKPVEHDWRAPSARGLVSPDDGGRPIVVVVLLVPPVSLSTLGTIVDPFAEANRLGGRRFYDLRLVSVDGAPVSLSGGGRIAVEGALPLVLHCHALFVASDFHVPGADEETILAQLARIARCGTAFCGNRGGTGWLAHAGLLEDRRVAVHWEEMAFYRERHPALVHCASLYEIDGERLTASSNQAMMDMILYLVAQQIAPSLADDIARQFGLDRIRPGHEKQAVPATSRISQHPPKLNEALLVMEANLEEPLTSDEIADCVGISRRQLERLFKQNLDILPSKYYQVLRLERARQLIVRTQQSIVQIGLSCGFSSGSHFATAYRAHFGVTPREDRARATLTNNLSGHGASAVPPVPPTEPTC, from the coding sequence ATGCGCTGGGAGAAACCTGTGGAGCACGACTGGCGGGCGCCATCGGCGCGCGGTCTGGTCTCGCCGGATGACGGCGGGCGGCCGATCGTCGTTGTCGTGCTGCTCGTCCCGCCGGTCTCCCTCAGCACGCTCGGCACCATCGTCGATCCGTTCGCCGAGGCCAATCGCCTGGGCGGGCGGCGCTTCTACGACCTGCGCCTGGTGTCGGTCGACGGCGCGCCGGTGTCGCTGTCCGGCGGCGGTCGCATCGCCGTCGAGGGCGCCTTGCCGCTGGTCCTGCACTGCCATGCGCTCTTCGTCGCGTCCGATTTTCACGTGCCGGGCGCCGACGAGGAGACCATCCTCGCGCAGCTTGCGCGCATCGCGCGCTGCGGCACAGCTTTCTGCGGCAACCGTGGCGGCACCGGCTGGCTCGCGCATGCGGGCCTGCTGGAGGACCGGCGCGTGGCGGTGCACTGGGAGGAGATGGCCTTCTACCGCGAACGCCACCCGGCGCTCGTGCATTGCGCGAGTCTGTACGAGATCGACGGCGAGCGCCTGACCGCATCGAGCAACCAGGCGATGATGGACATGATCCTGTACCTCGTCGCGCAGCAGATCGCGCCGAGCCTCGCCGATGACATCGCGCGCCAGTTCGGCCTCGATCGTATCCGGCCCGGCCACGAGAAGCAGGCCGTGCCGGCGACGAGCCGCATTTCGCAGCATCCGCCGAAACTCAACGAGGCGCTGCTCGTGATGGAGGCGAACCTCGAAGAGCCGCTGACTTCGGACGAGATTGCCGATTGCGTCGGCATTTCGCGGCGCCAGCTCGAACGGCTCTTCAAGCAGAATCTCGACATCCTGCCGTCGAAGTACTATCAGGTGCTGCGCCTCGAACGGGCACGGCAGTTGATCGTTCGCACGCAGCAGTCGATCGTGCAGATCGGCCTGTCCTGCGGTTTTTCGTCCGGCTCGCACTTTGCGACCGCCTACCGCGCGCATTTCGGTGTCACGCCGCGCGAAGACCGCGCGCGGGCGACGCTGACCAACAATCTTTCCGGACACGGCGCTTCAGCCGTGCCGCCCGTCCCCCCAACGGAGCCCACATGCTGA
- a CDS encoding ABC transporter permease, giving the protein MDLFDTSVITGNLPEFWRGLWMTLQLTAIALLVGFAGAIPLAVARISKNPAVRMPVAAYTYFFRGTPMLVQLLLIYYGAAQWEWMRAAWEEGNAFWSLFREPYFCALLAFGLNTCAYTVEIVAGSMRNTPHGEIEAAKAMGMSRFKALQRIVLPSALRRMIPSYSNEVILMLQGSAIASAVTLVDLTGAARNVYSRHFAPFESFIFVGLIYLVLTFMLVGLFKFAERRWLAHLAPRKALKTKEA; this is encoded by the coding sequence ATGGATCTTTTCGATACTTCGGTCATCACCGGCAACCTGCCGGAGTTCTGGCGCGGATTGTGGATGACGCTGCAGCTCACCGCGATCGCGCTGCTGGTCGGCTTCGCCGGTGCGATTCCGCTGGCGGTCGCGCGGATCTCGAAGAACCCGGCCGTCCGCATGCCGGTCGCCGCTTACACCTACTTCTTCCGCGGCACGCCGATGCTCGTGCAACTGCTGCTGATCTACTACGGCGCGGCGCAGTGGGAGTGGATGCGCGCGGCGTGGGAGGAAGGCAATGCATTCTGGAGCCTCTTCCGCGAGCCTTACTTCTGTGCGCTGTTGGCATTCGGGCTCAACACCTGCGCCTACACGGTCGAGATCGTTGCCGGCAGCATGCGCAACACGCCGCACGGCGAGATCGAGGCGGCCAAGGCGATGGGGATGAGCCGCTTCAAGGCGCTGCAGCGCATCGTGCTGCCGTCGGCGCTGCGGCGGATGATCCCGTCCTACAGCAACGAGGTGATCCTGATGCTGCAGGGCTCGGCGATCGCGAGCGCGGTGACCCTCGTCGACCTCACCGGCGCGGCGCGGAATGTCTATTCGCGGCACTTCGCGCCTTTCGAATCCTTCATCTTCGTCGGTCTGATCTACCTCGTGCTGACCTTCATGCTGGTCGGACTGTTCAAGTTCGCCGAGCGGCGGTGGCTCGCCCACCTCGCCCCGCGCAAGGCTCTCAAGACCAAGGAGGCATAA